The following are encoded together in the Drosophila sechellia strain sech25 chromosome 3R, ASM438219v1, whole genome shotgun sequence genome:
- the LOC6606254 gene encoding ataxin-2 homolog isoform X2: protein MHSATALVGSVVEVRLRSGNIYEGVFRTFSGNFDIALELPACIKSKNLPEEGKVPKHIIFPADTVVTIVAKDFDSQYATAGAFQTDGAISDKCNGARPDEKELEPWDSGANGDIDIELDSAANGWDPNEMFRKNENTFGVTSTFDDSLASYTVPLDKGDSLEFKEAEAKAEKLAAEIENNPTCRDRLDLENGDEEALFAAVERPSTEQDQRGDRGDRERNDRDREREERDRDRDRDRGNKPRGAGDFQLRETMSSDRYITKQTRSITGPQLSHVGMSSQGSGRDRDTRGDGSLMMQSGGGSGQGGSTQSTAALMLAGGLKGVGPAPSTNAPADSSSKYSGGSMVKRKTVPQGGKVMRNNVPTGGSNVSVSQGGSGNSVGQNKGGYQPSMGMPSQYSYQGNSQIMHGSSQYRNQSHMGGANKLNGDSNVNTNKPLPQRQMRQYQGSQSNSSLNYGGEPQSLSKPVHGSHGSHPGQNSNSPPLQTAGPQQQQQQQQQPPQQQQHQNMQLQGQNSQPARQVRTRDNQMQELRQFGQDFQLAPSNTSPPQQQQQQQQQQQVQQQQQRALQQSASPPQQQQQQQQQHVVLHQVPQTHLHQAALSQPHYVPQQQPQQAPPPQQQHVPHHMQQKAQQQQLVETQHQHVQKQHQSQPQVQQPPPQLLQDPSQQPLPIYHTMPPPQTSPVVVTSPVLLEQPPPQPMPVVQQQQTQQIATPKPEVSPAPSSNTTTPTGIASTPTAGVIASAGSEKTTPAAPTPTSNSATVPTGTAATAGGATGSTPVVKKHVLNPSAKPFTPRGPSTPNPSRPHTPQTPVPMTNIYTTTGGHVPPAASQQIYVVPPHPFPPQTHPQAGQPPRLRRSNYPPMAASQMHVSASAATGQPLITAGPIPQFIQYGHAPHQQQFQSHTYAPMQMRVYPDQPQQLQFVAQTPQSTTPSPGQPHQQFHPPPQPSPAGGGPQPAFTPPTQATTYQLMCVHPQSLLANHYFPPPTPQHPQQNQQQYQIVMQQHQPQ, encoded by the exons GGCAGCGTGGTGGAGGTGCGCCTGCGGTCGGGCAATATCTACGAGGGAGTATTCCGCACATTCTCGGGCAATTTTGACATCGCACTGGAGCTACCGGCGTGCATTAAGTCCAAGAATCTGCCGGAGGAGGGCAAGGTGCCAAAACACATTATATTCCCGGCCGACACCGTGGTGACCATCGTGGCCAAGGACTTTGACTCGCAATACGCCACCGCAGGCGCTTTTCAGACGGATGGCGCCATTTCTGACAAGTGCAACG GTGCGCGTCCGGACGAGAAGGAATTGGAACCATGGGATTCTGGCGCTAATGGCGACATTGACATAGAATTGGATAGTGCCGCCAACGGCTGGGATCCCAACGAGATGTTCCGCAAGAATGAGAACACGTTCGGTGTGACCTCCACATTTGATGATTCTCTGGCTTCGTACACGGTACCGCTGGACAAGGGTGATTCCCTGGAATTCAAAGAGGCCGAAGCCAAGGCCGAAAAGCTGGCTGCCGAGATCGAAAATAATCCGACGTGCCGTGACCGTCTGGACTTGGAGAATGGTGACGAGGAGGCGCTCTTCGCGGCCGTGGAGCGTCCGTCGACGGAGCAGGATCAACGCGGAGATCGTGGCGACCGCGAACGCAACGATCGGGATAGGGAGCGCGAGGAGCGGGACAGGGACCGTGATCGCGATCGCGGTAACAAGCCCCGTGGCGCTGGTGATTTCCAGTTGAGGGAGACCATGAGTAGCGACCGCTACATCACAAAACAGACGCGCAGTATCACCGGACCGCAGCTATCGCATGTTGGCATGTCCTCGCAGGGCAGCGGACGCGATCGTGACACTCGTGGCGATGGCAGCCTGATGATGCAAAGTGGCGGCGGGTCGGGCCAAGGCGGCTCCACGCAGTCGACGGCAGCACTTATGCTGGCCGGCGGCCTGAAGGGCGTGGGTCCGGCCCCCTCAACAAACGCGCCCGCGGACTCGTCCAGCAAGTATAGCGGTGGTTCGATGGTAAAGCGCAAGACGGTGCCCCAGGGCGGCAAGGTGATGCGCAACAATGTGCCTACAGGTGGCAGCAACGTTTCCGTGTCGCAGGGCGGCAGCGGCAACTCTGTGGGCCAGAACAAGGGCGGCTACCAGCCGTCGATGGGCATGCCGAGTCAATACTCCTACCAGGGTAACTCGCAAATTATGCATGG GTCTTCTCAGTACCGCAACCAATCTCACATGGGCGGCGCAAATAAGCTAAATGGCGATTCGAATGTCAATACCAACAAGCCGCTGCCACAGCGCCAGATGCGCCAATACCAGGGCTCTCAGAGCAACTCGTCGCTGAACTACGGAGGTGAACCCCAGTCGCTGAGTAAGCCCGTTCACGGCTCCCATGGAAGCCATCCCGGGCAAAATAGCAACTCGCCGCCACTGCAGACGGCCGggccacagcagcaacagcagcagcaacaacagccgccgcagcaacagcagcatcagaaCATGCAGCTACAAGGGCAAAACTCGCAACCAGCGCGTCAGGTGCGCACACGCGATAACCAAATGCAGGAACTGCGGCAGTTTGGCCAGGACTTCCAACTGGCCCCGAGCAACACTTCTCcgccccagcagcagcagcagcaacagcagcagcagcaagtgcagcagcagcaacagcgagCGTTGCAGCAATCTGCCTCGCcaccgcaacagcagcagcagcaacaacagcagcacgTGGTCCTGCACCAAGTGCCGCAGACGCACCTGCACCAAGCGGCCCTATCACAGCCACACTATGTGCCTCAGCAGCAGCCTCAGCAGGCGCCGCctccacagcagcaacatgtgcCGCATCACATGCAACAAAaggcccagcagcagcaattggTGGAGACCCAGCATCAGCACGTGCAGAAGCAGCACCAGTCGCAGCCACAAGTGCAGCAGCCGCCGCCACAGCTGCTTCAGGATCCATCACAACAGCCGTTGCCAATTTACCATACAATGCCGCCGCCACAGACTTCACCCGTAGTTGTTACTTCGCCGGTTCTGCTGGAGCAGCCTCCGCCACAACCCATGCCGGTggtgcagcaacagcagacaCAGCAGATTGCCACGCCCAAACCTGAAGTCTCGCCGGCACCtagcagcaacaccaccacACCTACTGGCATAGCCAGTACGCCTACAGCAGGGGTCATTGCCAGTGCTGGATCTGAGAAAACCACGCCGGCAGCACCCACTCCGACGAGCAATTCCGCAACGGTGCCTACAGGAACGGCCGCCACTGCTGGAGGTGCCACGGGATCCACACCGGTGGTTAAGAAGCATGTGCTCAACCCATCAGCCAAGCCATTTACACCCCGTGGGCCCAGCACCCCGAATCCATCACGCCCGCACACCCCACAGACGCCTGTGCCCATGACGAATATTTACACAACCACGGGAGGACATGTACCGCCGGCGGCCAGCCAGCAGATCTACGTGGTGCCACCGCATCCATTCCCGCCTCAGACACACCCACAGGCCGGACAGCCACCGCGCCTACGTCGTAGTAATTACC CTCCAATGGCCGCATCGCAGATGCACGTATCGGCATCCGCGGCCACGGGTCAGCCGTTGATAACAGCCGGCCCGATACCGCAATTCATCCAgtacggccatgcaccacacCAGCAACAATTCCAATCGCATACGTACGCGCCGATGCAGATGCGCGTGTACCCGGACCAGCCGCAACAGTTGCAGTTCGTGGCCCAGACGCCACAGTCGACCACACCGTCGCCGGGCCAGCCGCACCAGCAGTTCCATCCGCCGCCACAGCCATCCCCCGCCGGCGGGGGACCACAACCGGCGTTCACGCCGCCCACACAGGCAACCACTTACCAGCTGATGTGCGTGCACCCCCAATCGCTCTTAGCCAATCACTATTTCCCGCCGCCGACGCCGCAGCATCCGCAGCAGAATCAACAACAGTATCAGATCGTgatgcagcagcatcagccgCAGTGA
- the LOC6606254 gene encoding ataxin-2 homolog isoform X1, producing MNNNSKRKTRPTGGGASGGISRYNSNDNSLRPANNKATAGGGNGGGAVRPAAQGVYNNTFFMHSATALVGSVVEVRLRSGNIYEGVFRTFSGNFDIALELPACIKSKNLPEEGKVPKHIIFPADTVVTIVAKDFDSQYATAGAFQTDGAISDKCNGARPDEKELEPWDSGANGDIDIELDSAANGWDPNEMFRKNENTFGVTSTFDDSLASYTVPLDKGDSLEFKEAEAKAEKLAAEIENNPTCRDRLDLENGDEEALFAAVERPSTEQDQRGDRGDRERNDRDREREERDRDRDRDRGNKPRGAGDFQLRETMSSDRYITKQTRSITGPQLSHVGMSSQGSGRDRDTRGDGSLMMQSGGGSGQGGSTQSTAALMLAGGLKGVGPAPSTNAPADSSSKYSGGSMVKRKTVPQGGKVMRNNVPTGGSNVSVSQGGSGNSVGQNKGGYQPSMGMPSQYSYQGNSQIMHGSSQYRNQSHMGGANKLNGDSNVNTNKPLPQRQMRQYQGSQSNSSLNYGGEPQSLSKPVHGSHGSHPGQNSNSPPLQTAGPQQQQQQQQQPPQQQQHQNMQLQGQNSQPARQVRTRDNQMQELRQFGQDFQLAPSNTSPPQQQQQQQQQQQVQQQQQRALQQSASPPQQQQQQQQQHVVLHQVPQTHLHQAALSQPHYVPQQQPQQAPPPQQQHVPHHMQQKAQQQQLVETQHQHVQKQHQSQPQVQQPPPQLLQDPSQQPLPIYHTMPPPQTSPVVVTSPVLLEQPPPQPMPVVQQQQTQQIATPKPEVSPAPSSNTTTPTGIASTPTAGVIASAGSEKTTPAAPTPTSNSATVPTGTAATAGGATGSTPVVKKHVLNPSAKPFTPRGPSTPNPSRPHTPQTPVPMTNIYTTTGGHVPPAASQQIYVVPPHPFPPQTHPQAGQPPRLRRSNYPPMAASQMHVSASAATGQPLITAGPIPQFIQYGHAPHQQQFQSHTYAPMQMRVYPDQPQQLQFVAQTPQSTTPSPGQPHQQFHPPPQPSPAGGGPQPAFTPPTQATTYQLMCVHPQSLLANHYFPPPTPQHPQQNQQQYQIVMQQHQPQ from the exons GGCAGCGTGGTGGAGGTGCGCCTGCGGTCGGGCAATATCTACGAGGGAGTATTCCGCACATTCTCGGGCAATTTTGACATCGCACTGGAGCTACCGGCGTGCATTAAGTCCAAGAATCTGCCGGAGGAGGGCAAGGTGCCAAAACACATTATATTCCCGGCCGACACCGTGGTGACCATCGTGGCCAAGGACTTTGACTCGCAATACGCCACCGCAGGCGCTTTTCAGACGGATGGCGCCATTTCTGACAAGTGCAACG GTGCGCGTCCGGACGAGAAGGAATTGGAACCATGGGATTCTGGCGCTAATGGCGACATTGACATAGAATTGGATAGTGCCGCCAACGGCTGGGATCCCAACGAGATGTTCCGCAAGAATGAGAACACGTTCGGTGTGACCTCCACATTTGATGATTCTCTGGCTTCGTACACGGTACCGCTGGACAAGGGTGATTCCCTGGAATTCAAAGAGGCCGAAGCCAAGGCCGAAAAGCTGGCTGCCGAGATCGAAAATAATCCGACGTGCCGTGACCGTCTGGACTTGGAGAATGGTGACGAGGAGGCGCTCTTCGCGGCCGTGGAGCGTCCGTCGACGGAGCAGGATCAACGCGGAGATCGTGGCGACCGCGAACGCAACGATCGGGATAGGGAGCGCGAGGAGCGGGACAGGGACCGTGATCGCGATCGCGGTAACAAGCCCCGTGGCGCTGGTGATTTCCAGTTGAGGGAGACCATGAGTAGCGACCGCTACATCACAAAACAGACGCGCAGTATCACCGGACCGCAGCTATCGCATGTTGGCATGTCCTCGCAGGGCAGCGGACGCGATCGTGACACTCGTGGCGATGGCAGCCTGATGATGCAAAGTGGCGGCGGGTCGGGCCAAGGCGGCTCCACGCAGTCGACGGCAGCACTTATGCTGGCCGGCGGCCTGAAGGGCGTGGGTCCGGCCCCCTCAACAAACGCGCCCGCGGACTCGTCCAGCAAGTATAGCGGTGGTTCGATGGTAAAGCGCAAGACGGTGCCCCAGGGCGGCAAGGTGATGCGCAACAATGTGCCTACAGGTGGCAGCAACGTTTCCGTGTCGCAGGGCGGCAGCGGCAACTCTGTGGGCCAGAACAAGGGCGGCTACCAGCCGTCGATGGGCATGCCGAGTCAATACTCCTACCAGGGTAACTCGCAAATTATGCATGG GTCTTCTCAGTACCGCAACCAATCTCACATGGGCGGCGCAAATAAGCTAAATGGCGATTCGAATGTCAATACCAACAAGCCGCTGCCACAGCGCCAGATGCGCCAATACCAGGGCTCTCAGAGCAACTCGTCGCTGAACTACGGAGGTGAACCCCAGTCGCTGAGTAAGCCCGTTCACGGCTCCCATGGAAGCCATCCCGGGCAAAATAGCAACTCGCCGCCACTGCAGACGGCCGggccacagcagcaacagcagcagcaacaacagccgccgcagcaacagcagcatcagaaCATGCAGCTACAAGGGCAAAACTCGCAACCAGCGCGTCAGGTGCGCACACGCGATAACCAAATGCAGGAACTGCGGCAGTTTGGCCAGGACTTCCAACTGGCCCCGAGCAACACTTCTCcgccccagcagcagcagcagcaacagcagcagcagcaagtgcagcagcagcaacagcgagCGTTGCAGCAATCTGCCTCGCcaccgcaacagcagcagcagcaacaacagcagcacgTGGTCCTGCACCAAGTGCCGCAGACGCACCTGCACCAAGCGGCCCTATCACAGCCACACTATGTGCCTCAGCAGCAGCCTCAGCAGGCGCCGCctccacagcagcaacatgtgcCGCATCACATGCAACAAAaggcccagcagcagcaattggTGGAGACCCAGCATCAGCACGTGCAGAAGCAGCACCAGTCGCAGCCACAAGTGCAGCAGCCGCCGCCACAGCTGCTTCAGGATCCATCACAACAGCCGTTGCCAATTTACCATACAATGCCGCCGCCACAGACTTCACCCGTAGTTGTTACTTCGCCGGTTCTGCTGGAGCAGCCTCCGCCACAACCCATGCCGGTggtgcagcaacagcagacaCAGCAGATTGCCACGCCCAAACCTGAAGTCTCGCCGGCACCtagcagcaacaccaccacACCTACTGGCATAGCCAGTACGCCTACAGCAGGGGTCATTGCCAGTGCTGGATCTGAGAAAACCACGCCGGCAGCACCCACTCCGACGAGCAATTCCGCAACGGTGCCTACAGGAACGGCCGCCACTGCTGGAGGTGCCACGGGATCCACACCGGTGGTTAAGAAGCATGTGCTCAACCCATCAGCCAAGCCATTTACACCCCGTGGGCCCAGCACCCCGAATCCATCACGCCCGCACACCCCACAGACGCCTGTGCCCATGACGAATATTTACACAACCACGGGAGGACATGTACCGCCGGCGGCCAGCCAGCAGATCTACGTGGTGCCACCGCATCCATTCCCGCCTCAGACACACCCACAGGCCGGACAGCCACCGCGCCTACGTCGTAGTAATTACC CTCCAATGGCCGCATCGCAGATGCACGTATCGGCATCCGCGGCCACGGGTCAGCCGTTGATAACAGCCGGCCCGATACCGCAATTCATCCAgtacggccatgcaccacacCAGCAACAATTCCAATCGCATACGTACGCGCCGATGCAGATGCGCGTGTACCCGGACCAGCCGCAACAGTTGCAGTTCGTGGCCCAGACGCCACAGTCGACCACACCGTCGCCGGGCCAGCCGCACCAGCAGTTCCATCCGCCGCCACAGCCATCCCCCGCCGGCGGGGGACCACAACCGGCGTTCACGCCGCCCACACAGGCAACCACTTACCAGCTGATGTGCGTGCACCCCCAATCGCTCTTAGCCAATCACTATTTCCCGCCGCCGACGCCGCAGCATCCGCAGCAGAATCAACAACAGTATCAGATCGTgatgcagcagcatcagccgCAGTGA